The segment CGAATTCTCCTAAAGAATTTCGGTACAGCTGAGCAGCATTATAATTTCCATCAGGCATCTTATAGGACATTTGGATATGAGTAACTCTTGTACTGTCAGTTAACTTAATCTTTATCGTCTGATATTGGTTGGTTAGAATTTTCTTTTTCTCTATTTTAATATATTCAATTGCAGCCGGTGTGCTTGCTTCCACTGTAGCCGCACCTAGCCCTACAAAAAATAATAATGAAAATATAAAAACTAGTGCATACCCTTTGTTTCTTGCTTTTCTAATCATTGTTCTCTCCCATTCCCTATAGCTTAATATTATCCTGCCTCTATTTTCACTTTGAAACTAATAAGTTCGTTGTTCAATTCCTGATAAGCCATGCTCTTCTTTGAATCATCTATATATTGAGCAATTATTTTCTTTTCTGCACCATATGTTAACTTTGTGATGATGGCAGTAGCAGGTGTAATATCAGTCGTTAATACTTTTTCTCCTAAAAGTGCATTGATGAAAATAGATTTTCCCGCATTAAATTCTCCGCTGATCATAATCATTAAGTTGTCTTCTAAATCTTCTTTTAAATTTTTAGCCGACTTATGTAAATGGCGTGATTTTTCCTTTGCCTTTGTTTCTTCTCTGTTCTCTAATCCAACTAACGCTTTATCTTCCATGCTAATCTTCCATGCTATTTTAGACCCACCAATCTATGGTTATATAGTTATTAACATTATAATTACTTTCGAACTTATTTACTACTATTAATTTGGAAAATAAATACTTCTTTTATTTTTTTCAAACCAATTAATCTTAAACATTGTTATCAATCTTTTGTAGCTCATTCTTAAAATCAATATTTCTTCATTTCTAAAGAAGACATTTAATTTATTTCTTTTAAAGTTAATTTAGTTTGCGATATTCTTTTTTATCCATGATTATGGACGCAACAAAAAAAGGATAACCATCACTAGTTATCCTCAAAAGTGTATTTCTTATTCGTATCCGTTCTTGAAGTTTTATTAAACAGATAAAGCCGTGGTTTTTTCCGAAATCAAAGCTGCGGCCATCGAACTCACAAGAACTTCAATCTACTTCCTTTTACCCAGAGAACATGCCATCTTCATAATTAATCCCATTCTCTTTAATGTCCGCTCTGGAGATGAACTCCTCATCCAAATCCACTGAATCGTCCCCCTGACTTGGCGGTGCTTTCAAAATCCGGACGGCGGAATTAAATAAAAATTTAGACAATAGAACATTCATCTATTACAATTGGTTTGTATACCCATTCCAAGAAGAAAGAAGGGATTGAAATAAGTAATTACATTTACAGCGTGGGTATGAACGGCCTTACCGGCCAAGTGATCCAAGTCGAGGCAACGGTTCGTGAAGACAAGGAACAATGCGTCATTATCGGATTACCGGATGCATCGATCAAGGAGTCGCGTGAACGGATTTTGAATTGCTTGCATGCGCTTAAAGAAGACATTGACATGAAAAAAATCACCATCCACTTGTCGCCGGCAGATGTGAAAAAGCAAGGCACGTCGTACGACGCTGCGATGCTGCTCGCGGTGTTGCAGGCGATGGCGAAACAGCCGGTGAAGATTCCCGAGAAGACGTGCTTTATCGCTGCGCTGACTTTGAGCGGCCAGCTGACGACGTTCCACAGCATGATCCCGACAATCCACCAGGCGATTCTGCTCGGCTTTAAACGGATCTACATTCCACCCATTGAAATCTCCCTTTTTGCGCAAGCTGCGGATGTCGAATTGATCCGTATGCCGGACATGCCCTCTTTACTCTCCCATTTAAAAGGAACACCTTCCCTGTTTGACGAAGAGCTGACCTTGCTCCCACTGGAAACTGTTCATGAAGAAACCGAGAAAATCCCCCATATCTGCTTTTCAGCAATCCGCGGACACACGGAAGCCAAACGGGCGCTGCTGCTTGCGGCAGCGGGCGGCCATCATGTGCTGATGAGCGGTCCGCCCGGCTGCGGCAAGAGTTTGCTGGCGAATGCGTTCCATACGATTCTGCCGGATTTGGCACACGACGAAGTGCTGGAAGTGTACAGCATCTACCAGATGGCGAAGCAGGCGCGTTCGTTGTCGGAGCGCCCGCCGTTTCGCAGCCCGCATCACTCTTCATCCGAAGGGGCGATCATCGGCGGCGGCCGCTACCCAAAACCCGGTGAAATGTCGCTTGCCCACCGCGGGGTCCTATTCCTCGATGAACTCGGCCATTTTCCGCGGCGCGTCATCGATACGCTGCGCCAGCCGCTCGAGAGCGGCTTTGCGGTGGTGAACCGCGTCGAAGGATCCGATCAGTTCCCGGCGAGCATCAACCTGATCGCTGCGACGAACCCGTGCCCGTGCGGCTATTACGGCGCCCGGGATATGTATTGCAGCTGCGGGGATAAAGTCCGCTTAAAATACATGCAGAAAATCACCGGCCCGATCATCGACCGCATTGATTTTGTGCTGGCGATGAAAAGCCAGAGCGTCCTGGAACAAGCGTCCGCGGCGACGTCACAAGAACTGCGGGAAACGGTAACGGCCGCACGCAATCGGCAGCGCTTGCGCTACGGCGCCAATTACACGAACGCCATTGTGCCGGTCAAGCTGTTCGAGGAAAAAGTCGCGTTCAGCTCCGCCCAGCTGGCCCGGATTGAAGCGGCCAGTTTCCAGGAGAATTTGAGCAGCCGGGCGACCTTGAAAATCCTGCGGCTCGCCCGGACGATTGCCGATGTGCTGAACGAAGACACAGTGCCAGATGCAGCGGTGGACGAAGCATTGAAATGGAAGATCCAGGCTTCGCGCGTCCACAGCTCGCTGATGAGGTGAGCCAATGACACGAAAAAGGGATTTCAACCCCCATTCCTACTACCATGTCATCATGCGCGGCAACAACCGGCAGCCGATCTTCAAAACGAAAGAGGACATGTTTGAGCTCAAGCGCACGCTGCTGCATGTCCATGCCGATTATCCGTTTACCATGCTGGCTTATTGCTTTATGACCAATCATTATCATCTATTGATCAAACCGCTGCGGGATCCGCTGGATAAAATCATGCAGCGCATCAATAAGCGTTATAGCATCTCCTATTCGAAACGCTATGGGCATGTCGGCCAGATTTACCAAAAGCGCTATTTCGCTAAGGAAGTCGATTCACGGCTTGGCCTCTTGACCCTCAGCTCCTATATCCACCGCAACCCGATTGAGACGAAAGTACCGATGGTCGAGCGGTTGGAGTTGTATCCGTATAGTTCGTTCCCGCTTTATGCGGACGAGGACAAGCCTGCACCGCCATTTCTGGACCGGACGCAGCTGCGGCAATGGCTGCCCGAGCCGTTCGACCAGACGAATACCGCATACGCCGTGTATTGCCTGAGTTACCGGCAGTCCGCAGAGGAAGATCCACATGCGAAGCTGTTTGATGTTTAAGGTTTTCAAGGTGTGAAATGGATCCATCGCCGCTTTTCGTGAAAAAATGAAACAGCAACTCCGAGAATCTTATATTCTGGGAGTTGCTGTTTTTCACATTCATTTGCCATGAACTGTCCGAATTCTGCAGGAATGTTTCGAATCCGATGGTTCTGGGTTATTGGACATCTGGTTTCTGGTCTGACTGTTTCTCGCCCTTGTCCTTCTTTACTCTTCCACATTCCCCAGGGAAAGACACAATACATGACAATTTCGCTTTCTGTATACAAATCAAAAATCCATCCCCCTGAACCTTCTGTTCGCGGGAATGAATTTTCTTCTGCATGCAATTGTCGTTTATATTCAGAATTCTGTAGAATTGTTTTTTTCCCAGGGACGCGAATTTTCTATACTTGGCCGCCCTCATGAACCGGAAGATGTTGCCAACTTGGTCTCCTTCCTGGCATCCGACGATGCGGATTACATTACAGGCCAAGCTATTGTGACTGATGGCGGCTTAGTGTTCCAGATGATTGGCTAAAAGAAATTACTAGAAACTAATAAAAACGTCGAATTCGCGGTATACCTGTGAATCCGGCGTTTTACTATTTTGTCTTTCTGGTAAATCTGCGAAAGCCGCCCCCCGAAACAATTGCAGTTCCCAGGAGCAGTATTTTCTCCATATAATTGTCGTGAATAAGCGGAATCTTTTCGCACACAAAGGAAAGATTTAATCAATGGAATTCGCATCATTATAAGCTTGCTAAATTATTCATGCAGTAAATTTTGGATTTGTTAAGCATAGAATTACGGTTTTATTTATGCGCAGTAAATTTATAATTCTCTTTACCTTCATAACCGAGCGGATTCTGTTGCTGCCATTTCCAAGAATCTCTGCACATTTCTCCGATTCCTCTTTCCGCAACCCATCCTAGCTCAGTTTTCGCTTTCAATGGATCGGCATAACAGATAGCAATATCTCCCGGTCTTCTATCACTGATTCGATAAGGAATTTGCTGACCGCAGGCATCTTCAAATGCTGATACTATTTCGAGTACGCTATAACCCGTTCCAGTCCCTAAGTTATAGGCTTCTACACCAGTTGAAGACATCACTTTCTCCAACGCTTTTAAATGGCCAAGTGCGAGATCTACGACATGGATATAATCTCGTATACCTGTTCCATCCATTGTTGGGTAATCATTGCCGAACACTTGCAGTTCTTTCAATTTGCCCACCGCCACTTGTGTGATATAAGGCATCAAGTTGTTCGGAATCCCATTAGGATCTTCGCCGATTGTCCCGCTTTTATGAGCACCGATAGGATTAAAATAGCGGAGTAACGCAATACTGAATGAATCGTCTGTTACAAATAAATCTCTTAACATCTCTTCTACCATCAGTTTTGTTCTTCCATAGGGGTTTGTTGCACTTAATGGGAAATCTTCAGAAATCGGCACCTGTTCAGGAACTCCATATACTGTTGCCGAAGAACTGAACACAAGATTTTTCACGCCATATTCCTTCATGACCTCACAAAGTATCAACGTACCCGTAACGTTATTATGATAGTAATGGAGTGGCTTTGAAACAGATTCACCAACTGCTTTTAAGCTGGCAAAATGAATGACTGCCTCAATTTCATTGTTTTCGAATACCTTTTCGACACTTTTTCGCTCCAGCAAATTCGCTTCATAAAACAAAAAATCTTTCCCCGTTAGTTCTTTTACTCTATGTAACGATTCTGGTTTACTATTAGAAAAATTATCAAGAACCACAATCTCATATCCGGCATTCAACAATTCCACACAGGTATGGCTGCCGATATAGCCCGCTCCTCCAGTGATTAATATCGCCATTTGTACAATGCACTCCCATCTCTCTCTTTTCTTCCATTATACGTTAATTAAGAATCCTGCCATAGAAACTATTTCTTTTTAGATTTTGTTGAACTCTAATATATCAAATTCCCCAACTTATAAATGTTGAACTGAGGGTCACAGTCTTATTTTCCCAATATTTAACAAACATTTCTTGTAGTCTAGCTCCTTAAAAGTAGAGTCGGTAAAATTAAGCGGTTTCACTATCTAGGAACGCCTGGTAATACATCTCTGACGACAGATAGCCCAAGCATTTTTGCCCTCTTTTTATATTGTAGTACGTGATAAACTTGTGTAGCCCCTCTTGAATCCCTTTCAGGGATGTCAGCTGCGAATGGAACGGAAACTCGGTCTTCAAGTGCGAGAAAAAGCTTTCAATGACGGCATTGTCCCAACAGTTGGTTTTCCGTGACATAATCGGCTGAAACTACAGCTCCAGCGACAACTTCCGGTACGCCTTTGAGGCAAAGACGATGCCTCGGTCTATATGAATCAGAAGACCCTCCAATGACTCCAGCTGTCGATTTTCCATCGCAGTCCGAACCGCTTCTTCTACAAGAGATGCATTCGGCCGGTCGCTTAGGCGAAAGACCACCACCTGACGGTCGAAGAGATCAAGGATCGCACAGTCGTAGAACTTTTGATTGAAGTAAGCGAATTCCGTGAGATCCGCCACCCACTTCCTGTTCGGTAGAAGCGCATCAAAATCCCTTTCCAGCCGGTTCGGATAGATTTCCTTCGGCTCTTTTGGCGCTGAAAACTCCGGAGATTTTTTCATCCGGATTCTGGATTTCAGGTTCATTTCATTCACCAGCCGCGCTACACGCTTATGATTGATCACATAATGGAACTGCTTCTTCAACATACCCGCAAATGGCGATCTAAATTTACTCATAAGTGGCATATTCACTATACAATATTCAATTAGTAGGTAAACTTTTTAAAGTAAGATAAAAGCAATTTAAATCATCTACTTAATTCAACTAAAAATTCCGAATACATTTAACCTTGTTTTAACCTCCTTTCTTTAACATTAGAACTACCAAATAGAAAAAGGGGTGCTAGTTTATGAAAGGAATTATAGTTACAGGAAAAAGCAAGGATAAATTCAATTCGATTACTAAAGTAATTCCGAAGTCGCTATTACCAATTCACGATAAGCCAATGATTTATTATCCTTTATCTATTTTAATGAATGCAGAAATTAAAGAAATTTTAGTAATATGTAACATTTCAGAATTCCCTTATTATTACAAGCTTTTAGGTTATGGAGATGATTTAGGTATAAAGATAGAATATATAGAAGATGAAGAACATAATTCGGTTGCTGATGCTTTTATTATCGGAGAAGATTTTATTGGAAGCGATGATGTTGCTCTAATACTTGGAGAAACTATTTTTTATGGACATGAATCTTCACTTATTATTCAGCAAAAATCCTCTCCTCAGAAAGGCGCTACCATTTTTGCTTCTAAAGATAAAAACACAAATCAATTTAATATAACGCAAAACAGTTTCATAAAAAAAATCACTTCAGAAATTGGAAATTCCTACGGTTCTCAATCATCTTTTTCAATACCTGATTTATACTTTTATGACAATAGGGTTGTAGAAATTGTAAAAACACTTAAATTGTCACAAAAGGGTATAGTAGATATCACAGACATTAATAATGAATATTTAAAATTAAATTCACTTAAAATCATGTCTTTAGGAAATGAATTTCTCTCTCTGAATACCAACACTATTGAGTCATTGGCAGAAGCGACTGCATTTATTAAAACGATTGAAAAAGCACAAGGTAGAAAGATAGGATGCATAGAGGAAATTGCTTTTAACATGAAGTACATTGATTTGAATCAATTAACGCTATTAGCGGAACCTCTTTTAAAAAGTGAATATGGCCAGTATTTAATAAATATTGGTGAAAAGGAATTGCAATACTCAAATAAACCACTCTAATTTAGTGTTCTTTTAACCTTACTAATTTAAATAAATAAAAATGTCTTTCAAATCGCTAACTTAGCTTTCTGAAAGACGTTTTCTTCTAATTATTTAACTTTAAAGAAGAAGCAGGTTTTTCTACTCCAAATACTTCTATAACTTTATCGATAACTCGCTGCTGCTGTTCTAGAGTCAGATTAGAACCACTTGGCAAGCAAATACCTTGTTTAAATAAGCGTTCACTAACTACATTATCATCACTATTGGTGT is part of the Planococcus shenhongbingii genome and harbors:
- a CDS encoding dynamin family protein, which translates into the protein MEDKALVGLENREETKAKEKSRHLHKSAKNLKEDLEDNLMIMISGEFNAGKSIFINALLGEKVLTTDITPATAIITKLTYGAEKKIIAQYIDDSKKSMAYQELNNELISFKVKIEAG
- a CDS encoding YifB family Mg chelatase-like AAA ATPase — encoded protein: MGMNGLTGQVIQVEATVREDKEQCVIIGLPDASIKESRERILNCLHALKEDIDMKKITIHLSPADVKKQGTSYDAAMLLAVLQAMAKQPVKIPEKTCFIAALTLSGQLTTFHSMIPTIHQAILLGFKRIYIPPIEISLFAQAADVELIRMPDMPSLLSHLKGTPSLFDEELTLLPLETVHEETEKIPHICFSAIRGHTEAKRALLLAAAGGHHVLMSGPPGCGKSLLANAFHTILPDLAHDEVLEVYSIYQMAKQARSLSERPPFRSPHHSSSEGAIIGGGRYPKPGEMSLAHRGVLFLDELGHFPRRVIDTLRQPLESGFAVVNRVEGSDQFPASINLIAATNPCPCGYYGARDMYCSCGDKVRLKYMQKITGPIIDRIDFVLAMKSQSVLEQASAATSQELRETVTAARNRQRLRYGANYTNAIVPVKLFEEKVAFSSAQLARIEAASFQENLSSRATLKILRLARTIADVLNEDTVPDAAVDEALKWKIQASRVHSSLMR
- a CDS encoding transposase, whose product is MTRKRDFNPHSYYHVIMRGNNRQPIFKTKEDMFELKRTLLHVHADYPFTMLAYCFMTNHYHLLIKPLRDPLDKIMQRINKRYSISYSKRYGHVGQIYQKRYFAKEVDSRLGLLTLSSYIHRNPIETKVPMVERLELYPYSSFPLYADEDKPAPPFLDRTQLRQWLPEPFDQTNTAYAVYCLSYRQSAEEDPHAKLFDV
- the galE gene encoding UDP-glucose 4-epimerase GalE, which gives rise to MAILITGGAGYIGSHTCVELLNAGYEIVVLDNFSNSKPESLHRVKELTGKDFLFYEANLLERKSVEKVFENNEIEAVIHFASLKAVGESVSKPLHYYHNNVTGTLILCEVMKEYGVKNLVFSSSATVYGVPEQVPISEDFPLSATNPYGRTKLMVEEMLRDLFVTDDSFSIALLRYFNPIGAHKSGTIGEDPNGIPNNLMPYITQVAVGKLKELQVFGNDYPTMDGTGIRDYIHVVDLALGHLKALEKVMSSTGVEAYNLGTGTGYSVLEIVSAFEDACGQQIPYRISDRRPGDIAICYADPLKAKTELGWVAERGIGEMCRDSWKWQQQNPLGYEGKENYKFTAHK
- a CDS encoding IS3 family transposase, yielding MSRKTNCWDNAVIESFFSHLKTEFPFHSQLTSLKGIQEGLHKFITYYNIKRGQKCLGYLSSEMYYQAFLDSETA
- a CDS encoding DDE-type integrase/transposase/recombinase, which produces MSKFRSPFAGMLKKQFHYVINHKRVARLVNEMNLKSRIRMKKSPEFSAPKEPKEIYPNRLERDFDALLPNRKWVADLTEFAYFNQKFYDCAILDLFDRQVVVFRLSDRPNASLVEEAVRTAMENRQLESLEGLLIHIDRGIVFASKAYRKLSLEL
- a CDS encoding sugar phosphate nucleotidyltransferase, producing MKGIIVTGKSKDKFNSITKVIPKSLLPIHDKPMIYYPLSILMNAEIKEILVICNISEFPYYYKLLGYGDDLGIKIEYIEDEEHNSVADAFIIGEDFIGSDDVALILGETIFYGHESSLIIQQKSSPQKGATIFASKDKNTNQFNITQNSFIKKITSEIGNSYGSQSSFSIPDLYFYDNRVVEIVKTLKLSQKGIVDITDINNEYLKLNSLKIMSLGNEFLSLNTNTIESLAEATAFIKTIEKAQGRKIGCIEEIAFNMKYIDLNQLTLLAEPLLKSEYGQYLINIGEKELQYSNKPL